One stretch of Miscanthus floridulus cultivar M001 chromosome 18, ASM1932011v1, whole genome shotgun sequence DNA includes these proteins:
- the LOC136522783 gene encoding uncharacterized protein, with the protein MGNCLNTASKRSHHGMLPEEEESLSEMRRISQLLREEQEEEGGYEVAGMQYPEEEDVVAVAPAVAAEGLKVKIVLTRGELEWLMAQLKSGEQRLEDVLQHMQAAKGVGGGGGSCAGADKAGWRPRLESILECPETTQS; encoded by the coding sequence ATGGGCAACTGCCTGAACACGGCCTCCAAGCGGAGCCACCATGGCATGCTGCCGGAGGAGGAAGAGAGCCTCTCGGAGATGAGGAGGATAAGCCAGCTGCTgcgggaggagcaggaggaggagggcggctaCGAGGTGGCGGGTATGCAGTACCCAGAGGAGGAGGACGTGGTGGCCGTGGctccggcggtggcggcggaaggCCTCAAGGTGAAGATCGTGCTGACGCGCGGCGAGCTGGAGTGGCTCATGGCGCAGCTCAAGAGCGGCGAGCAGCGCCTCGAGGACGTGCTGCAGCACATGCAGGCCGCCAAGggagtcggcggcggcggtggctcctgCGCCGGCGCTGACAAGGCCGGCTGGCGGCCGCGCCTCGAGAGCATCCTCGAGTGCCCGGAGACTACCCAAAGCTGA